From the Panthera leo isolate Ple1 chromosome C1, P.leo_Ple1_pat1.1, whole genome shotgun sequence genome, one window contains:
- the CLK1 gene encoding dual specificity protein kinase CLK1 → MRHLKRTYCPDWEEKDWDCGKWRSSSSHKRKKRSHSSARENKHCKYNHSKTSDSHYVENRSINEKDYHSRRYIDEYRNDYSQGCEPGHRHRDHESRYQNHSSKSSGRSGRSSYKSKHRIHHSTSHHRSHGKSHRRKRTRSVEDDEEGHLICQSGDVLSARYEIVDTLGEGAFGKVVECIDHKAGGRHVAVKIVKNVDRYCEAARSEIQVLEHLNTTDPSSTFRCVQMLEWFEHHGHICIVFELLGLSTYDFIKENGFLPFRLDHIRKMAYQICKSVNFLHSNKLTHTDLKPENILFVQSDYTEAYNPKMKRDERTLINPDIKVVDFGSATYDDEHHSTLVSTRHYRAPEVILALGWSQPCDVWSIGCILIEYYLGFTVFPTHDSKEHLAMMERILGPLPKHMIQKTRKRKYFHHDRLDWDEHSSAGRYVSRRCKPLKEFMLSQDAEHELLFDLIEKMLQYDPAKRITLREALKHPFFHPLRKDT, encoded by the exons ATGAGACACTTGAAGAGAACTTATTGCCCTGATTGGGAGGAAAAAGATTGGGACTGTGGAAaatggagaagcagcagcagtcataaaagaaagaagagatcaCATAGCAGTGCCCGGGAGAATAAGCACTGCAAATATAATCACTCTAAAACATCTGATAG ccattatGTGGAAAACAGGTCCATAAATGAGAAAGATTATCATAGTCGACGCTACATTGATGAATACAGAAATGACTACAGTCAAGGATGTGAACCTGGACATCGCCATAGAGACCATGAAAGCAGATACCAGAACCATAGTAGCAAGTCTTCTGGTAGAAGTGGAAGAAGTAGTTATAAAAGCAAACATAGGATTCACCATAGTACTTCACACCATCGTTCACATGGG AAGAGTCACCGAAGGAAAAGAACCAGGAGTGTAGAGGATGATGAGGAGGGTCACCTGATCTGTCAGAGTGGAGACGTACTAAGTGCAAGAT aTGAAATTGTTGATACTTTAGGAGAAGGAGCTTTTGGAAAAGTCGTGGAGTGCATTGATCATAAAGC AGGAGGTAGACATGTAGCagtaaaaatagttaaaaatgtggATAGATACTGTGAAGCTGCTCGCTCAGAAATACAAGTTCTGGAACACTTGAATACAACAGACCCCAGCAGTACATT cCGCTGTGTCCAGATGTTGGAGTGGTTTGAGCATCATGGTCATATTTGCATTGTATTTGAACTACTAGGACTTAGTACTTATGACTTCATTAAGGAAAATGGTTTTCTACCATTTCGTCTGGATCATATCAGGAAGATGGCATATCAGATATGCAAGTCCGTGAATT TTCTGCACAGTAATAAGTTGACTCACACAGACTTAAAGCCTGAAAACATCTTATTTGTGCAGTCTGACTACACAGAGGCATATAATCCCAAAATG AAACGTGATGAACGTACCTTAATAAATCCAGATATTAAAGTTGTAGACTTTGGAAGTGCAACATATGATGATGAACATCACAGTACATTGGTATCTACAAGGCATTATAGGGCACCTGAAGTTATTTTAG CCCTGGGATGGTCCCAGCCGTGTGATGTCTGGAGTATAGGATGTATTCTTATTGAATACTACCTTGGGTTTACAGTATTTCCA ACACATGATAGTAAGGAGCATTTGGCAATGATGGAAAGAATTCTTGGACCTTTACCAAAACATATGATACAGAAAACGAG GAAACGTAAATATTTCCATCATGATCGATTAGACTGGGATGAACACAGTTCTGCTGGCAGATATGTTTCAAGGCGCTGTAAACCTCTGAAG gaaTTTATGCTCTCTCAGGATGCTGAACATGAACTTCTCTTTGACCTCATTGAGAAAATGTTACAGTATGATCCAGCTAAAAGGATTACTCTCAGAGAAGCCTTAAAGCATCCTTTCTTTCATCCCCTGAGAAAAGATACATAG